One genomic region from Oncorhynchus clarkii lewisi isolate Uvic-CL-2024 chromosome 21, UVic_Ocla_1.0, whole genome shotgun sequence encodes:
- the LOC139378865 gene encoding astrocytic phosphoprotein PEA-15-like, giving the protein MSEYSSLLSDLSENITNEDLDQLKSACKEDITEDQSNTITSSKEWFNYLEKNEKLAQDNLSYIEHIFEISRRPDLLTRVIEYRTTVLKISEDDEIDTKLTRIPSAKKYKDIIRQPSEDEIIKLAPPPKKV; this is encoded by the exons ATGTCGGAGTACAGTTCTTTGCTCAGTGACCTGTCTGAGAACATCACCAACGAGGACTTGGACCAACTCAAGTCAGCCTGCAAGGAGgacatcacagaggaccagaGCAACACAATCACCTCCTCCAAGGAGTGGTTCAACTACCTGGAGAAAAACGAAAAGCTGGcacagg ACAACCTGTCGTACATCGAGCACATCTTTGAGATCTCACGACGACCAGACCTGCTGACCCGGGTCATTGAGTATCGCACCACCGTACTCAAGATCTCTGAGGACGACGAGATCGACACCAAGCTCACACGCATCCCCTCTGCCAAGAAatacaaag atATCATTCGCCAACCCTCTGAAGACGAGATCATCAAGTTGGCCCCTCCCCCTAAAAAAGTGTGA